One stretch of Heptranchias perlo isolate sHepPer1 chromosome 29, sHepPer1.hap1, whole genome shotgun sequence DNA includes these proteins:
- the LOC137299381 gene encoding procathepsin L-like: MKNFLFMECVLTCILAVVSGFPFDPALDEDWMSWTSFHGKQYGANEENWRRITWEKNLKKIKHHNLEYSMGKHTFRMEMNHFGDMTNEEFNQLMNGFVRRNSVSTPPSGPKLHQYDFEEVPQAIDWRRQGYVTEVKNQGHCGSCWAFSATGSMEGQIARKTGQLISLSEQNLVDCSRHHGNAGCHGGRVEQAFKYMQRNGGIDTETSYPYTGMDGQPCRYNLQYRAANCTGYNSIPEGSEPALALAVASVGPISVAVDAAHFSFQFYHSGIYHEYMCSSLKVNHAVLAVGYGSYGEGGTAQNYWIIKNSWGESWGINGYMFLAKDMNNQCGVASYAVYPLV; the protein is encoded by the exons ATGAAGAACTTTCTGTTTATGGAGTGTGTGCTGACTTGCATCCTGGCTGTGGTCTCTGGATTCCCCTTTGACCCTGCATTGGATGAAGATTGGATGAGCTGGACATCATTTCATGGGAAACAGTATGGAGCG AATGAAGAAAATTGGAGGAGAATTACATGGGAGAAAAACCTCAAAAAAATTAAGCATCACAACCTGGAGTATTCAATGGGGAAACACACATTTCGCATGGAGATGAATCACTTTGGTGATATG ACCAATGAGGAGTTCAACCAACTCATGAATGGATTTGTTCGAAGAAACTCAGTCAGCACTCCTCCCAGTGGGCCAAAGCTCCATCAGTATGACTTTGAAGAAGTTCCTCAGGCCATCGACTGGCGTAGACAAGGCTATGTTACTGAAGTGAAAAATCAG GGTCACTGTGGATCATGCTGGGCATTTAGTGCGACTGGGTCAATGGAGGGACAGATCGCCAGGAAGACAGGTCAACTCATCTCGCTGAGTGAACAGAATCTCGTCGACTGTTCCCGACATCATGGCAACGCAGGATGTCATGGTGGCCGAGTAGAACAAGCTTTTAAGTATATGCAGCGCAATGGCGGAATAGACACCGAGACCTCCTACCCCTACACTGGAATG GATGGGCAGCCTTGTAGGTACAATCTCCAATACAGAGCTGCCAACTGCACTGGGTACAACAGCATCCCTGAAGGCAGTGAGCCAGCCTTAGCACTGGCGGTGGCCTCAGTTGGGCCTATATCGGTTGCAGTTGATGCAGCTCATTTCTCCTTCCAATTCTATCACTCAG GGATTTATCATGAATACATGTGCAGCAGTTTGAAGGTGAACCATGCGGTACTGGCGGTGGGATATGGAAGTTATGGTGAAGGAGGAACTGCGCAGAATTACTGGATTATTAAAAACAG CTGGGGAGAGTCTTGGGGTATCAATGGCTACATGTTTCTTGCCAAGGACATGAACAATCAATGTGGCGTTGCCTCTTATGCAGTTTATCCTCTGGTGTAA